Sequence from the Nymphaea colorata isolate Beijing-Zhang1983 chromosome 9, ASM883128v2, whole genome shotgun sequence genome:
ACAAGTAACATATGGATTTATTTTCCGTGGCTAAcaagaagtatatatatatatacttctccCCCACGCATAACATGAACACTTTGATAACTAAATAAAACAGGAGCTCAAGAGTCCAGTAGTTCGAGTGACTAAGGGACCCATATCGAAATCCACATGAAATTAGGGAGACCCACTAGATATTCCCCTTCTTTATTTCTATGAGCCATATCAACATCGAGATCATGGCATCAACTTATTTGTAAGGGGGCCTTGTTCGCCGGAAAATTAATCAACAGTGGATGTAGACACTGTTGTATCGGATTGTCCAGCACCGTTCCCGATCAGCTTGAAGCAACGTGCGTCCATAGCCCTGGCAGTTATAGTCCTTGTACAGTGTGACGCTGGACTCCGGATCATACTTCTCGTTGTAATCGTATTTGTATCCGCCATCGTACTTGAGGTTGTGACAACCACAAGCCTCATACTTCTCGGAACGGCCGCGGCACAGTGGCTGCTCGTACACCCTCAGGTAGCTGTTGTATTTTGCATCGGCAATGCTTGCGAACTGGACGGCCATAACCATGGCCACCAGAACGGTCACCAGAGCAAAAGATCTCGCCATAGCGGGGACGTTCGAAAGGTTGAAGAGGGAAGAGATGTTAATTAGGAGACAAGAACTGAGTTGGTGGTTGTAATGCTGCTTCTTGGTCATGTATTTACAGATCGACAAGATCCGCTGGTCAAAGGGATTGTGGATCTTTTTGTTCTGCCTTCTGTAGCGCTGAAAGCAGAGCAAGAATATAGTACGTGTGGATTATTTGCATTGCCCATAAAGTTCTGGTTGAATAAAACTGGCATGCAAATGTGCAAGAAGATATATACTATTTCCTTATTCATTGCTTGCTCTCATTTCAAAGTCAAGAAGAATTACTTTAGTACATTTGACCATTAAGTTAGGTAAGCGCACATTGTGTCCAACCTTGGATTTCAGCCCTACGGTTTGTGTGGCCGTGGGAAGGATAGAAGCCGGGCTCCTTATAAACCTTCAGCCGGTCGTTTCCTACAGGCAAACTACCAAGTACGTGCTGagagtgggcaattgcccacactggCCCATAAAAATGGCTTATTTTCATACTGAAGCTGCATTGCGTTGCAATGTCTTTTCATTTACGAAAGTCATACTAGGCAAAACTTGGtactgttttttcttttcttcaccCATTTTGTCCGGCTTTAGTTTTCCCACACTGGCTATCGATGATGATCATATGAATACATTTGCCACCGATCAAATGGAGTCAAAATCTAAGTTCGACCGATCCAATTATCATACGATAAAAGTTGGTGTAAATGGGGAATCGTAAATTCACTTCAACAAAACAACGGCGGCCATATCTCTCACGCTGCTGGTGAAGAGAATTCTTGTAGCGTACGTTAGATGGATCATGAATTTGGTTAAATGAGATGGAATCCAGATTCGACATAAACCAAATAATTACTAGCTCTTGAAAATGTGCCAGTTACAACTTTCGAGAAGGTTACGAATAGCGAACTTTTATTAAccccaaaatgaaaatgttagCTACACTGATGAGAATGTAATCTAGTGACAGAGCGGGCgtaatattgaagaaaaaatcgTAGCTGATGTTTTCTATATTTCCAAATTATCAAAAACTCACCTCAAGCTTTTGTTTGACGTTCTTTGTAAAATTGTGGCCCTTTATGAAATAATGGGTGAACGATTGGCCTTAAAATGTAaattccccttttcttttttatcagatACGAGTTTAAGGCCGACTTCAGAGTGTTGCAATATGAACCCTATGTTTATCTTATATTCTCATACACTGCCCGGCCTTTCAAAAAGGTTTCTGAATAGGTAGGTTCCTATTGAGCACATCATGGTGTTTATAATCTACAATCCTTTTACAAGTTGAAAATACGCATTGTATTTTTTCCTGTAAATTTTCTTCTGGGGCGCCCCCTCTATTTGTAGGTTTAGATTGTTCATTCATttattctttttaatatattaaaggAAGACGGCCATCTCTTAGGGCTGAATAGAGTTTGAGCCGAGTTTAGCCAGCTTGAACTCAGCTTGGCTCAGGTTCGACTGATCAGCTCGAACTTAAAAAAGCTCTAATCCGGTTCGGTTAAGCTCCTCCTTTTTGGATTTGTATTTGGATCTTCCACATGGAATGGAGCCTTTAATTCTTATAGACTATCATTTCCATGCTTTTGAAAGCTGGGTTTCAGATTTGGGACCAGCAAATGAAGATACGTTGTAAAGATATCTTGTTTCTAGCAATACAATCCTGCAAGCACGATAGAGTTGTTTTCTACACAAGGCCCACCACATTCCCTTAACATCGTTTCTTCTTTGGCCTAGGGACGAGTTCAAGGGAAACCTggaagtcttgcacaaggaatTTGGTCATTTTTTTATAACCTTAGCACAACCCTTTTTCCAAAGAATAATCTATATGAATAGTTTCATATTAGTGTTGACATCAGACCTTCTTATAGAATTTTAGAACCGGACACTCGACTTGTTTGTTTACATCTTTTCAGAAAATAAACGCCTAATTGACTCTCTTCTATCAGTTCCAGTAAATTAACTTGGATTGAAAAAAGGGGTCACTAAAAGTGATAAACCTATACCGGTGAAAATTTCACCGATATACGTCTcttgattattaaaaaaacaaaaaaagaaacctcGCGTAAGATTGTTCCCAGTAGAGGAGGTCATGGATTTTCGGCTACTTGGTAATAGGATAAGCAAAATgaacaataaaattaataacaaagaggaacaagaaaacatttaaaatataatataaaggGAACGGACGGGATTTGTCATCTGATCAGAAGTATTTGAAGAGGCTGGAGTTGTGAAtcctaaaattaaaattttcatttttgatgaaatagGAATTTCACTATTAGACAAAGAATCTTGATTCCAGAATTATAAGCTCATATTTtaatcaaaattctgaaattgtGGGTGGAATTATGCTTTagaattttacaattttttcatctctcaTTAGAATACAtgtcatgatggttttaatatatgcaacaattcaagaattttaattcatgttttatcaaaaaagttattttttattatgggATCAAAATTCGTGACTTGTAAACACAAACAGGAATTTTCACTTCAATTGCAACTTGAGGCggaattttgttgcaaaaaaattcaattctacaatcaaaattcaaaaccatCACAGACTATTACtctaaaatcaaattaatttcACGTCACGATTAATCATGTCATATTCTACCAAGTGAATCTCACATATTAATAGATACCCGACCTGAAATATGAACTTTAACAACGAAACAACTAAAAAAGCATTGTGAAACAGTTCATAAGATACAAGTTAAGGCAACCCATCTTTATTCATACGATAACTAATTAAAGGTAGAACAGTTATTTCTGTCGCGGACAAGATGTACACTTATCCCCAACAAAAAAGGGATCCATAAATGTAAGGCATCCCACATGATCACCttgtttattaatttattaagCCATATCAGCGTCAAGATATGGCAATACTTAAATGGGCGCCTTGCTGATCACCAGAAAATCAGCACTTGATGTAGACACTCTTGAACTGGAATGGCCAGCAGCGATTCCTATCGGCCTGAGGCAACGCACGCCCATATCCCTCGCAGTTATAGCCATTGTACACTATCATCACCGAGTCCGCGTCATGCTTCTCGTTATAATCATACTTGTATCCACCATTGAATTCCAGGTTGTGACAACCACAAGCATCATACTTCTCAGAACGGCCGCGACACCCTGGCTCCTCATACACCCTCAGGTAGCTGTGGTATTTTGCTTCGGCAATGCTCGCGAACATAACCATCGCCACCAGAGCGGCCACCAAAGCTAGAGATCTGGCCATGGCGATTACGAAAGCTGAAGAGTGAAGAGGTATTGAGATCCCTCTGTAACAGGTTTCACAAAGGAATGGAGAACTAAGGCAGCGATGGTAATGTTGCTTCTTGTTCATCTATTTATAGATCAGCGAAAGCGTGTTAAagagattttggattttttttttgtttttccctttgcCCAATATTGATACCGAGTGCCAAGAAGAGTAGTACGTGTGAATTATTTGCGTTGAACATAGAAAAAATGTAATGCAATAAGATATATATTAATGTTAATTCATTATTTTCAGCATGGTTCTCATTTCAAGGTCAACAAGTATTTCTTTAGTACATTTGATCAAGCCTTTCTCTAAGATGGGGAGGCGCATATTGTGTGCATCCTTGAATTTTAGCTCTAGTCAAATATGGTGTGTGGCTTAGGCAGGCGCAGATTGTGTCCAACCTTGAATTTTAGGTCTAGTCAAATAAGAGGCGTGGCCGTGGGAAGGATGGGGGATCCTTATCCGCTTCATCGTTTCGTACAAGCAAACTGAGAAGTATGGAATGACGTCAGTTTCCGGCGATCAGTAGGAAATTTTGCCTAGCGTGAGTAGGGACAGTTTGTGTTTTCACCCATTTTTTCCGACTTTTTACCTAATTTGGCACATTGCCTGTCGACGATGATTATCGGTCAATATGTTTCATTTTCAATGCGTTTTAGTTAGAAAATTTGGTATGGGGAGAAACAAGTCTGAAAActtaatcagattcagatttggcaTGCGCAGTTCTGCCATTGAATCAAAATCCAAGTGTTATCGAATTACGATGCGAAATGAGTTAATTTTCAGCATGTTCTGATGGAACTGTGAGCCTTTGAATACGATCGATTTAGAAATTAGGAAGAAAGACATAATATGAGGATATCTAGCACGCAATCCCCAGTAATTTCCAACGAAGGATTGGTGAGAGACATGCTCTTTGCTTTTGTACTAAGAAAGAGTAGAAGGCACAACGCAACCATTTTTTTCAACACCAACCCACCACAACAATTTCTCTTTTGGCAAATTTTTATTCTCAGTGACCATAATTTTAGTTtaagaaaaaagacttacatTTATGAGGACGGGGCAGGACATCTTCCACATTTATGACAACCAAGGGAggtatatatattttagttgACCCTACGTGTTTATGTATTTTAGATGCTACTGCCCCTTAATcatttatcttttatatatgGCGCCCCTTGAAATTTTTTGGATGATTGCACCTGCGCCAAAACTTTCTGCCTCCAACCATGGACAAAACCTGTGTCCCATGTCACAGAAAGTTGCAGGCGAAGATTAGAGGTACGAAAAGAAATGGAAGCAGCGGGCTGCTGGGCACCAACAGTGAAAAATCGGCTCCGGGAGTGCAGTATATATTATCTGTTCAGATATATAACTATTCATGGATTGATTGTACcagttagatttttttttttttttgtacagaGTAATTATTCTGAACCACAACATTGATTAAAGAGGTGTTCGTCCGGTAGAGTTGTAAACTTGACAACTGGGGTTAGACTAGTCAGCAATATAGAAAATTACGTTTAACCGCATGGTTAATTAAGTCCAATTCTGCCAAGTAATTAAATCTGATAGATGGACAGATACCCTAAAACTCAATTGTCAGGAACGAAACAACTTGGAGGATAAGATGAAACAATTCCACCCAAAATAGGTGTGTTAAAGGCAACGCATCTTGATTTATTCGAACAATATATAAGTAGCACATGCATTTATTTCCGTGGCTGACAAGAAGTACAGATTCTTCTCCCCCACGCATAACATGAACACTTGATAACTAAAGAAAACAGGAGCTAAAGAGTCCAGTAGGCCAAGTGACTAAGGGACCCATATCGAAATCCACATGACATGAAGGAGACCCACTTGATATTCCCCTTCTTTATTGATAAGCCATAGCAGCATCGAGATCATGGCATCAACTTATTTCTAGGGTGGCTCGCTCGCCGGAAAATTAATCAACAGTGGATGTAGACACTGTTGTATCGGATTGTCCAGCAACGTTCCCGATCAGCTTGAAGCAACGTACGTCCATAGCCCTGGCAGTTATAGTCCTTGTACAGTGTGACGCTGGACTCCGGATCATGCTTCTCGTTGTAATCGTATTTGTATCCGCCATCGTACTTGAGGTTGTGACAACCGCAAGCCTCATACTTCTCGGATCGGCCGCGGCACAGTGGCTGCTCGTACACCCTCAGGTAGCTGTTGTATTTTGCATCGGCAATGCTTGCGAACTGAAAGGCCATAACCATGGCCACCAGGACGGCCACAAGAGCCAAAGATCTGGCCATGGCGGGGACGTTCGAAAGGTTGAAGAGCGAAGAGATGTTAAGTAGGCGACAAGAACTGAGTTGGTGGTTGTAATGCTACTTCTTGGTCATGTATTTATAGATGGGTGAGATCATCTGGTTAAAGGGATTGTGGATCATGTGATCCTTCAGGATTTCCCTCTCATTTCAAAGTCAAGAAGAATTACTTTAATACATTTGGCTAACGCTCGCTATAAGTTTGTTGAGCGCACATTGTGTCCCTCCTTGGGTTTTAGCTCTAGTCAAATACGGGTTGTGTGGCCGTGGGAATCATACGGTCTCCTTATCACCTTGCCGGTCGTTTCCTACTGGCacatgtgggcaactgcccacacaagcccatgaaaaatgtttgtttatctttttttttttttttttttttactccgTCCCCACTTGAAAGTAGTGACAATTGTTAGTTTCCTGTGGTCTAATTTTCTTAAAGCGCATCTAGAATTGGAGCTGTTTTTCG
This genomic interval carries:
- the LOC116260674 gene encoding antimicrobial peptide 1-like, with the translated sequence MARSFALVTVLVAMVMAVQFASIADAKYNSYLRVYEQPLCRGRSEKYEACGCHNLKYDGGYKYDYNEKYDPESSVTLYKDYNCQGYGRTLLQADRERCWTIRYNSVYIHC